In the Candidatus Omnitrophota bacterium genome, one interval contains:
- a CDS encoding M48 family metallopeptidase has protein sequence MIERFFEGGSGEGKRYSRIKNVLFGVELVLTVLFLYIMATQGPSVWIRNFAEGASRNPWIQTAAYFLVFGAIYAAVTFTLDMYQGFSLERKFSLSTQTFGGWVLDYLKKLLVGGTIFFILIEALYLFLRNFTATWWIWTAVFWIIFTIVLSRLAPVVILPLFFKVKPLADEDLRVRLLNLAEKCGSKVNGIFEIDLSKKTVKANAALAGLGKTRRVLLGDTMLKEYTHDEIEAVLAHELGHHKKGHIMKLLVFGAAVTFVSFYIANLVFKGFSGMLDYRGIADLAGFPLLALIFFFFAVVMMPFQNGLSRVFEREADRFALEITQNPGAFISMMGKLGDQNLADREPNRLIEIFLYDHPSIGKRLKIAEEYKNKP, from the coding sequence ATGATAGAGCGGTTCTTCGAAGGCGGGTCAGGCGAGGGCAAAAGATACTCGCGGATAAAGAACGTCCTGTTCGGCGTCGAGCTCGTCCTGACGGTCTTATTCCTCTATATCATGGCCACGCAGGGCCCGTCCGTATGGATACGCAATTTTGCCGAAGGGGCCTCGCGCAACCCGTGGATACAGACCGCGGCCTATTTCCTGGTGTTCGGGGCTATATACGCGGCGGTCACGTTCACGCTCGATATGTACCAGGGCTTCTCGCTCGAGCGGAAATTCTCGCTCTCGACGCAGACGTTCGGCGGCTGGGTCCTCGATTATTTAAAGAAGCTGCTCGTCGGCGGGACGATATTCTTCATCCTTATCGAGGCGCTTTACCTGTTCCTGCGGAATTTTACCGCGACCTGGTGGATATGGACCGCCGTATTCTGGATAATTTTCACGATAGTCCTAAGCAGGCTCGCGCCTGTCGTCATCCTTCCGCTATTTTTCAAGGTAAAACCGCTTGCCGACGAAGACCTGCGCGTCCGCCTCTTGAATCTCGCCGAAAAATGCGGCTCGAAAGTCAACGGCATCTTCGAAATAGACTTAAGCAAGAAGACGGTCAAGGCGAACGCAGCCCTGGCAGGCCTCGGGAAGACAAGGAGGGTGCTTTTGGGCGACACGATGCTCAAGGAGTACACCCACGACGAGATAGAGGCTGTCCTCGCCCACGAGCTCGGCCACCACAAGAAGGGCCACATAATGAAATTGCTCGTATTCGGCGCCGCGGTGACGTTTGTGAGCTTTTATATCGCCAACCTGGTATTCAAGGGCTTTTCCGGGATGCTTGATTACCGCGGGATAGCCGACCTGGCGGGCTTCCCGCTGCTTGCGCTCATATTTTTCTTCTTCGCGGTTGTCATGATGCCTTTCCAGAACGGGCTGAGCAGGGTATTCGAGAGGGAAGCGGACCGTTTTGCCCTTGAGATCACGCAAAATCCCGGCGCCTTCATCTCAATGATGGGCAAGCTCGGCGACCAGAACCTCGCCGACAGGGAGCCGAACCGGCTTATAGAGATATTCCTCTACGACCACCCGTCCATAGGAAAACGCCTGAAGATAGCGGAGGAATATAAAAATAAGCCCTAA
- a CDS encoding DUF4416 family protein, producing the protein MGAAKQHKPVKLIIGMISNDPDLIMKIEKTLEWKFGKIDFRTSLLDFAYTDYYAPEMGQNLKRQFVSFRKLVNPEVLPKIKHYTNKLELGMSRERGKPSRRINIDPGYITDAKLILATTKDNAHRVYLHGGVFAEITLRFVDRSFQPWEWTYRDYQTKEYVDIFNEIRKIYLHQIK; encoded by the coding sequence ATGGGAGCAGCAAAGCAGCATAAGCCGGTCAAACTCATCATCGGGATGATATCGAACGACCCGGACCTGATAATGAAAATAGAAAAGACGCTGGAATGGAAATTCGGGAAGATAGATTTCAGGACCTCATTGCTGGATTTCGCGTATACGGATTATTACGCGCCTGAGATGGGGCAGAATCTAAAGAGGCAGTTCGTATCCTTCAGGAAGCTCGTCAACCCCGAGGTCCTGCCGAAGATAAAGCATTACACGAACAAGCTCGAGCTGGGGATGAGCAGGGAGCGCGGCAAGCCGTCGCGCAGGATAAACATCGACCCGGGTTACATTACCGACGCGAAACTGATCCTCGCGACGACGAAAGACAACGCGCACAGGGTCTACCTGCACGGAGGCGTCTTCGCCGAGATAACGCTCCGCTTTGTCGACAGGTCGTTCCAGCCGTGGGAATGGACATACCGCGACTACCAGACGAAGGAATACGTCGACATCTTCAACGAGATCCGCAAGATATATTTGCACCAGATAAAATGA
- the surE gene encoding 5'/3'-nucleotidase SurE: MKRILLTNDDGIYSPGIAALQKKLKSIAEVTVVAPDAERSAQGHAITLSVPLRVNEARRDGKYFGYSITGTPADCVKIGLMNIMKKKKPDLIVSGLNRGPNLGINVLYSGTVSGATEGAILGVPAFAVSLASFKWEKFEAAVDFTHKLAKLMLEKKLPVTTLLNVNVPALPRSKIKGVKITRQGMSTFYKEDYDMREDPNRRLYYWLCSYRAEVRGDELVDAVAVRDGYISITPLHFDMTDYKDFEKLADARKRFFK; the protein is encoded by the coding sequence ATGAAACGGATATTACTTACAAACGACGACGGGATATATTCGCCGGGCATAGCCGCCCTGCAGAAAAAATTAAAGTCGATAGCCGAGGTGACGGTCGTGGCGCCTGACGCCGAGCGTTCGGCGCAGGGGCACGCGATAACGCTATCGGTGCCGCTGCGCGTCAACGAGGCGCGACGCGACGGGAAATATTTCGGCTACTCGATAACAGGCACGCCGGCCGATTGCGTGAAGATCGGGCTGATGAACATAATGAAGAAGAAAAAACCGGATCTGATCGTATCCGGCCTGAACCGCGGGCCGAACCTCGGGATAAACGTCCTCTATTCCGGGACGGTCTCAGGCGCGACAGAGGGGGCGATACTCGGCGTCCCGGCGTTCGCAGTCTCTCTGGCGTCGTTTAAATGGGAAAAGTTCGAGGCGGCGGTAGATTTTACGCATAAACTCGCGAAACTGATGCTCGAAAAGAAGCTCCCTGTCACTACGCTGCTCAATGTCAACGTCCCGGCGCTTCCGAGGTCGAAGATAAAAGGGGTAAAGATAACGCGGCAGGGGATGTCTACCTTCTACAAGGAAGATTACGACATGCGCGAGGACCCGAACAGGCGCCTCTATTACTGGCTGTGCAGTTACAGGGCCGAGGTAAGAGGCGATGAGCTCGTTGACGCGGTCGCGGTGCGCGACGGCTACATCTCCATAACGCCGCTCCATTTCGATATGACCGATTATAAGGACTTTGAGAAATTAGCTGATGCAAGGAAAAGATTCTTTAAGTAA
- a CDS encoding DUF362 domain-containing protein: MKSKVFFVKANKDEPLDSMRGKTRWLLENAGLKKIVKKDALIAIKLTFGDKGNTGHVDARHARFVADEISALKGKPFFTDSNTLYKGSRSNAVDHANIAYEHGFTPEVCGAPVVIADGLRSGEDFEVKINKKHFKSVKIAKACADADAAVVLSHVTGHMVTGLASAVKNIGMGFATRAGKLMQHSAIKPNVNAKACIGCGLCVIHCPTGAITLREKIAYIDEKKCIGCADCLVACRSDAIDISWSESSNNVQEKMAEFALGVMKDKEGKILFLSYAMKITKECDCLAKDDPSVAPDVGIFASTDPIAIDKASADLINEASKTDAFKREWPHIDWEAQLRYGAGIGLGNLEYELIEMK; encoded by the coding sequence GTGAAGTCGAAAGTATTTTTCGTAAAAGCCAATAAAGACGAACCGCTCGATTCGATGCGCGGGAAGACGCGCTGGCTGCTCGAGAACGCCGGCCTCAAAAAAATAGTCAAAAAGGACGCGCTCATCGCCATAAAACTGACCTTCGGCGACAAAGGCAATACCGGACACGTCGACGCGCGCCACGCGAGGTTCGTCGCCGACGAGATATCCGCGCTCAAGGGCAAGCCGTTCTTTACCGACTCGAACACGCTGTATAAGGGGTCGAGGTCGAACGCTGTCGACCACGCGAATATCGCCTATGAGCACGGTTTTACGCCCGAGGTATGCGGCGCGCCGGTCGTCATCGCCGACGGGCTGAGATCGGGCGAAGATTTCGAGGTGAAGATCAACAAGAAACATTTCAAGTCGGTGAAGATAGCGAAGGCCTGCGCCGACGCGGACGCGGCCGTCGTCCTCTCCCACGTGACCGGGCACATGGTCACAGGCTTGGCCTCGGCGGTAAAAAATATCGGGATGGGTTTCGCGACGCGCGCCGGGAAACTGATGCAGCATTCCGCGATAAAACCTAACGTCAACGCGAAGGCGTGCATCGGCTGCGGGCTGTGCGTCATCCATTGCCCGACCGGGGCGATAACGTTAAGGGAAAAAATAGCGTATATAGACGAGAAGAAATGCATCGGCTGCGCCGACTGCCTCGTCGCCTGCCGCAGCGACGCGATCGACATATCGTGGAGCGAGTCGAGCAATAACGTGCAGGAGAAGATGGCCGAGTTCGCCCTGGGCGTGATGAAGGACAAAGAGGGGAAGATATTATTCCTGAGTTACGCGATGAAGATAACGAAAGAATGCGACTGCCTGGCCAAGGATGACCCGTCCGTGGCGCCTGATGTCGGGATATTCGCCTCGACAGACCCGATAGCGATCGATAAGGCCTCTGCCGATCTGATAAATGAAGCTTCCAAGACCGACGCATTCAAAAGGGAATGGCCTCATATCGACTGGGAGGCGCAGCTCAGGTACGGCGCCGGGATAGGCCTCGGTAACCTCGAATACGAATTGATAGAGATGAAATGA
- a CDS encoding metallophosphoesterase, which produces MKLGVMADSHDNVPMVRKAVEVFNAEGCDLVVHAGDYCSPFALSPLDKLKCKWLGVYGNNDGDKKALSIKSNGMIVDHPYRYDLSNVRMIITHEIEDVPGIMGMIENQELHLLIYAHTHKPEIKKVGTALLVNPGETGGWTTGKSTVAIIDIKTMEGKIVELA; this is translated from the coding sequence ATGAAACTCGGAGTGATGGCTGATTCGCACGATAATGTGCCTATGGTGAGGAAGGCGGTAGAGGTATTCAACGCGGAAGGGTGCGACCTGGTCGTCCACGCCGGCGACTACTGCTCGCCGTTCGCGCTCTCGCCGCTCGACAAATTGAAATGCAAATGGCTGGGCGTCTACGGCAACAACGACGGCGACAAGAAGGCCCTCTCCATAAAATCGAACGGCATGATAGTCGACCACCCTTACAGGTATGACCTCTCGAACGTAAGGATGATAATCACCCACGAGATAGAAGACGTCCCGGGCATCATGGGCATGATAGAGAACCAGGAGCTGCATCTCCTTATCTACGCCCATACGCACAAGCCCGAGATAAAGAAGGTGGGCACCGCCCTTCTGGTCAATCCCGGCGAGACAGGCGGTTGGACGACCGGCAAATCTACGGTCGCGATAATAGACATCAAGACGATGGAAGGAAAGATAGTGGAGCTTGCGTGA
- the pgeF gene encoding peptidoglycan editing factor PgeF has translation MIISFREFNKFPVLHGISDRQISHEDFLKKLEIPPKGLVRLQQVHGGKVVKIDARTALSGEIPGADGAITDVKGITLSVRTADCLPMLLYDPEHNAIGVAHAGWKSTKEKIAKNVVEAMRSEYRSAPAKLFAGMGPALRQCCYEVNSEFLVHFPDSVVKMAHKHYFDLVGENAEQLIAAGISAKNIFDCGICTACKNGEFFSFRKEKDKAGRMLSVIMLK, from the coding sequence ATGATAATATCGTTCCGGGAGTTTAACAAGTTTCCTGTCCTGCACGGAATATCCGACAGGCAGATAAGCCACGAGGATTTCCTGAAAAAGCTGGAAATACCGCCTAAGGGCCTCGTCCGCCTGCAGCAGGTGCACGGCGGGAAGGTCGTAAAGATAGACGCGAGGACTGCCTTATCCGGCGAGATCCCGGGCGCGGACGGCGCGATAACCGATGTGAAAGGGATAACCCTCTCTGTCAGGACCGCCGATTGCCTTCCCATGCTGTTATACGATCCCGAGCATAACGCCATCGGCGTCGCGCACGCGGGATGGAAGAGCACGAAGGAGAAGATAGCCAAAAACGTCGTCGAGGCGATGAGATCCGAATACAGGTCGGCGCCGGCGAAGCTGTTTGCCGGGATGGGCCCGGCGCTCAGGCAGTGCTGTTACGAGGTTAACAGCGAATTTTTGGTGCATTTTCCGGATTCGGTTGTTAAAATGGCGCATAAGCATTATTTCGACCTGGTAGGGGAGAACGCCGAACAGCTGATCGCCGCCGGGATAAGCGCAAAAAATATTTTTGACTGCGGCATATGCACCGCCTGCAAGAACGGTGAATTCTTCTCATTCAGGAAAGAGAAGGACAAGGCCGGGAGGATGCTCTCGGTTATAATGTTAAAATGA
- a CDS encoding BamA/TamA family outer membrane protein → MDEEKMKWPFAFYIMVFFAGASAFSAYGEEADPAKFYDYAKGAPLCKLEPREKTSQYEHYSFSYPSALQTDYPNNTVYLDFYEPKGGVPGEANGKEKYPAVIFLSHIAGGVPQIEGEFCRELASNGIAVLFIQTAYQKDYKFSRRWLEENIRQCGSDAIVQLFRQIVIEARRGIDWLEAQPKVEKEKIGIMGLSLGGIMVPIVTAVDRRPCSMAIILGGGDMGKIMWNSFATKTFKKSLEEEGIVSEGELEKRLWIIDPLTFADGCKGKPILMVNAYFDTAIPRASTDQLWEALGKPQIVWIPSGHFTSLFTMGYAKLKTFQFFYAELVDREKAKRIEPSYYPEYPVSNFSIDAGNIIGNETSYKVKVGTNNRYRDIRAGVIRQNLFGSGYFGGGEVLWRASKDDRHDMRDLGGSLIFGSRLTEHTHGFLEYTYEHVNVDKIADWAPQEFKNNAGRTGVSTLSFHWERNTFNDNLYPTDGSYYHAGFGVAAKGLGGDYNFMRAVGEGRWCFTLPFPRITVAFRGMGGWMDRYGETKDVPFFEKFMLGGIDTVRGYKVNSIGPKDADNRPLWGTVMLLGNAEMRFPIYKWFNGAFFYDVGGNWRSLNRVRFPAELQNSIGTGLRFKTKWTVLRFDLAYPLNTNKERQVPRFMFDVGLPF, encoded by the coding sequence GTGGATGAAGAAAAAATGAAATGGCCGTTCGCGTTCTATATCATGGTCTTCTTCGCGGGGGCTTCGGCTTTTTCCGCATACGGCGAAGAAGCGGACCCCGCCAAATTTTACGATTACGCCAAGGGCGCGCCTCTTTGTAAGCTCGAGCCGAGGGAGAAGACTAGCCAATATGAACATTATTCTTTCAGCTATCCTTCCGCCCTGCAGACCGATTATCCCAATAATACGGTATACCTGGATTTTTATGAGCCGAAGGGCGGAGTCCCTGGCGAAGCCAATGGCAAGGAAAAATATCCCGCGGTAATATTCCTCAGCCACATAGCGGGAGGAGTGCCGCAGATCGAAGGGGAATTCTGCCGCGAACTCGCCTCCAACGGCATAGCGGTCCTGTTCATCCAGACCGCTTACCAGAAGGATTATAAATTCAGCCGCAGATGGCTCGAGGAGAATATCAGGCAATGCGGCTCTGACGCGATAGTCCAGTTATTCCGGCAGATAGTCATCGAGGCGCGCCGCGGCATAGACTGGCTCGAAGCGCAGCCGAAAGTCGAGAAGGAAAAGATCGGCATAATGGGGCTGAGCCTCGGCGGGATAATGGTGCCCATAGTCACCGCGGTGGACCGGAGGCCGTGCTCGATGGCGATAATCCTCGGCGGCGGCGATATGGGCAAGATAATGTGGAACAGCTTCGCGACAAAGACATTCAAGAAAAGCCTGGAAGAGGAAGGGATAGTTTCGGAGGGAGAGCTCGAGAAGAGGTTATGGATAATAGACCCGCTGACTTTCGCGGACGGGTGCAAGGGCAAGCCAATCCTGATGGTAAACGCGTATTTCGATACCGCGATCCCGCGCGCGAGCACCGACCAACTGTGGGAGGCGCTGGGAAAGCCGCAGATAGTCTGGATACCGTCGGGCCATTTCACTTCGCTATTCACGATGGGCTACGCCAAATTGAAGACGTTCCAGTTCTTTTACGCGGAACTGGTCGACAGGGAAAAGGCCAAAAGGATCGAGCCTTCGTATTATCCCGAGTATCCCGTATCGAATTTTTCGATAGACGCGGGGAATATCATAGGCAACGAGACGAGCTACAAGGTCAAGGTCGGCACGAACAACAGGTACCGGGATATCCGCGCCGGCGTCATACGGCAGAACCTTTTCGGCTCGGGATATTTCGGCGGCGGTGAGGTGCTCTGGCGCGCGTCGAAAGACGACCGTCACGACATGCGGGACCTCGGCGGCAGCCTTATATTCGGGAGCCGGCTGACAGAGCATACCCACGGGTTCCTCGAATACACATACGAGCACGTGAATGTCGATAAAATAGCGGATTGGGCTCCACAGGAATTCAAGAATAACGCGGGCAGGACCGGCGTGTCCACGCTATCCTTCCACTGGGAGAGGAACACCTTCAACGATAACCTCTACCCGACGGACGGCTCGTACTATCACGCCGGTTTCGGCGTCGCCGCGAAGGGCCTCGGCGGCGATTATAATTTCATGAGGGCCGTAGGCGAAGGGAGATGGTGTTTCACCCTGCCTTTCCCGAGGATAACCGTCGCCTTCAGGGGGATGGGCGGGTGGATGGACAGGTACGGCGAAACGAAGGACGTCCCTTTCTTCGAAAAATTCATGTTGGGCGGGATAGATACGGTGCGCGGGTATAAAGTCAACTCCATAGGCCCGAAGGACGCGGACAACAGGCCCCTGTGGGGGACGGTGATGCTGCTGGGCAACGCCGAGATGAGATTCCCGATATATAAATGGTTCAACGGCGCGTTCTTTTACGATGTGGGCGGGAACTGGAGAAGCTTGAACAGGGTGCGCTTTCCTGCGGAGCTCCAGAATTCCATCGGCACGGGCCTGCGCTTCAAGACGAAGTGGACCGTCCTGCGCTTTGACCTCGCTTACCCGCTCAACACAAACAAGGAGAGGCAAGTGCCGAGGTTCATGTTCGATGTGGGGTTGCCGTTCTGA
- a CDS encoding protein-L-isoaspartate O-methyltransferase translates to MSLRGPCAFFLSFLLASSAVCAAEETDYARERQMMVDSQIAARGIKDKRILDAVGKIERHKFIPEGMRQYAYEDISLPVGGDEAVPPAYFVSLVAQLAGLKGKEKVLELGIESGYQAAVLAELSADVYCVEPSRKIALEAGEKLKALGYKNIKVKTGRIDAGWLEFAPYDVIVITSPIDFAPQQAIDQLMPNGRMVMPLREYWGKKIVVLKKTPKGKGLEMTGTLVTPLTGEAPSAAAKETPPKQIEGAKWEAVKGSKWMKKK, encoded by the coding sequence ATGAGCCTGCGCGGCCCGTGCGCATTTTTCCTTTCTTTTTTACTGGCGTCATCAGCCGTTTGCGCCGCGGAGGAAACGGATTATGCCAGGGAGCGGCAGATGATGGTCGATTCCCAGATCGCCGCGCGCGGGATAAAAGACAAGAGGATCCTCGACGCGGTCGGAAAAATAGAGCGGCACAAATTCATCCCCGAAGGCATGAGGCAATACGCCTACGAGGATATATCCCTCCCGGTAGGCGGGGATGAAGCCGTCCCCCCGGCGTATTTCGTCTCGCTGGTCGCCCAACTCGCCGGCCTTAAAGGGAAAGAGAAGGTCCTGGAATTGGGCATAGAGTCCGGTTACCAGGCGGCCGTCCTCGCGGAACTCTCCGCGGATGTCTATTGCGTCGAACCGTCGCGGAAGATCGCGCTGGAAGCAGGGGAGAAGCTCAAGGCCTTGGGCTACAAAAATATAAAAGTAAAGACGGGCAGGATTGACGCGGGATGGCTGGAATTCGCCCCTTACGACGTCATCGTGATAACCAGCCCGATAGATTTCGCCCCCCAGCAGGCGATCGACCAGCTCATGCCGAACGGAAGGATGGTGATGCCTCTCCGCGAATACTGGGGCAAGAAGATAGTCGTGCTTAAGAAGACGCCTAAGGGCAAAGGCTTAGAGATGACAGGTACCCTGGTAACGCCGCTCACCGGCGAGGCGCCTTCGGCGGCCGCTAAAGAAACCCCGCCGAAACAAATAGAAGGCGCGAAATGGGAGGCCGTAAAAGGCAGTAAGTGGATGAAGAAAAAATGA
- a CDS encoding lysophospholipase — MKTEGSFKNKDAQNIFYRAFIPEKPKAAVILVHGLGEHSAKYNYFAEDACKKGMAFFAYDQRGNGRSGGFRCHVDRFDDLVEDLRQFVGIAKIESLCDDAFIVGLSMGGLTSLLFSMKYGGMIKGAVVCAPALRFVSPPTGIEAGMAGLLSFFLPRLTTPNRVPFEYLSHDKELVEKTKGDKQSHRVISFRLFSEATKAAAYALENAASVKVPLLLLQGTGDKVVDPSGTKEFFRKMTFADKEIKLYDGLYHELLRETERQEITDYILGWIAKRA; from the coding sequence ATGAAGACCGAAGGTTCGTTCAAGAATAAAGACGCCCAGAACATATTTTACAGGGCTTTCATCCCGGAAAAACCGAAGGCTGCGGTAATCCTCGTCCACGGGCTCGGCGAGCATTCGGCGAAATACAATTATTTCGCCGAGGACGCCTGCAAAAAGGGGATGGCCTTCTTCGCCTATGACCAGCGCGGCAACGGCCGCTCCGGCGGCTTCAGGTGCCACGTCGACAGGTTCGATGATCTCGTGGAAGACCTGCGCCAGTTCGTCGGGATAGCCAAGATCGAATCGCTGTGCGATGACGCCTTTATCGTGGGACTCAGCATGGGCGGGCTGACTTCACTGCTTTTTTCGATGAAATACGGCGGGATGATAAAAGGTGCGGTTGTCTGTGCGCCCGCCCTGCGTTTCGTAAGCCCGCCCACCGGCATAGAGGCCGGCATGGCCGGATTATTGTCTTTTTTCCTGCCGAGGCTCACGACGCCGAACAGGGTGCCTTTCGAATACCTGTCGCATGATAAAGAACTGGTAGAGAAGACGAAAGGCGACAAGCAATCGCACAGGGTCATTTCTTTCAGGTTATTTTCCGAGGCGACAAAGGCGGCGGCGTATGCCCTCGAGAACGCGGCGTCGGTAAAGGTCCCGCTCCTGTTGCTGCAAGGCACCGGGGATAAGGTGGTCGACCCGTCCGGGACAAAGGAATTTTTCCGGAAGATGACTTTCGCGGACAAAGAGATAAAATTATACGACGGCCTCTACCATGAGCTGTTGCGCGAGACGGAGAGGCAGGAGATAACGGACTACATTCTCGGCTGGATAGCGAAAAGGGCGTGA
- a CDS encoding long-chain fatty acid--CoA ligase encodes MREDTIPFMFFSRANKYGGKCALRSKENGKYRDISWAEAEGKVKDLAIGLISLGLKPGEKVGLLSENRPEWAYSDLAVLSLGCADVPLYPTDVSLQMEYILRDSGCAMVIVSTREQLDKIISIKQGLPELRKIIMIDLPEKTGDAAIIPFESVLKAGASKAPELRGEFEFRLNAAGKDGLASIIYTSGTTGAAKGVCLTHENFLSNCRSSVDLLPLGEDDTCLSFLPLSHVFERMASYYFTMFVGGTIAYAGSNESVAQDLKDVRPTYACSVPRFYEKMHANIMDSVSRSPEPAKKIFERSAAAAKRYADAKLNKLGPGPVLWLEYQLAKALVFSKIRDAVGGRIKFFISGGAPLSKELGEFFYSFGIFIFEGYGLTETSPVVTVNTFKAFRFGSVGKPIHNTEVRIAPDGEILITGPGVMKAYYKKETETKEAFDADGRFRTGDIGYLDEEGFLYITDRKKDIIITAGGKNIAPQNIENTIRSDSYIHEVILHGDRRPYITALIVPNFDALKGLALRQGIPYIKAEELARHPRVRDFIADRIEQKQKDFANYEKIKKFTMLENKLTIEGGEITPTLKVKRKAVAEKYKDIFDGMYRS; translated from the coding sequence ATGCGTGAAGACACGATTCCTTTTATGTTTTTCTCGAGGGCGAACAAGTATGGAGGGAAGTGCGCCCTCAGGTCGAAAGAGAACGGTAAGTACCGCGATATAAGCTGGGCAGAGGCAGAGGGCAAAGTAAAAGACCTCGCCATCGGCTTGATATCCCTCGGGCTTAAACCCGGCGAGAAGGTCGGCCTGCTTTCCGAGAACCGGCCGGAATGGGCCTATTCCGACCTCGCCGTCCTTTCCCTCGGCTGCGCAGATGTCCCGCTCTATCCCACCGATGTCTCGCTCCAGATGGAGTATATCCTCCGGGATTCCGGCTGCGCGATGGTCATAGTCTCGACCCGGGAGCAGCTGGATAAGATAATCTCTATAAAGCAGGGGCTCCCGGAGCTCAGGAAAATAATAATGATCGATCTGCCGGAAAAGACAGGCGACGCCGCTATCATCCCGTTCGAGTCGGTCCTTAAGGCCGGGGCGTCGAAGGCGCCGGAGCTAAGGGGCGAATTCGAATTCCGGCTTAACGCCGCGGGGAAGGACGGTCTCGCCTCGATAATCTACACGTCAGGCACGACCGGCGCGGCGAAAGGCGTCTGCCTGACGCACGAAAATTTCCTTTCGAACTGCAGGTCTTCCGTCGACCTCCTGCCTCTCGGCGAGGATGACACATGCCTCTCGTTCCTGCCGCTTTCCCATGTCTTCGAGAGGATGGCCAGCTATTATTTCACGATGTTTGTCGGCGGAACGATAGCGTATGCCGGCAGCAATGAATCCGTAGCCCAGGATCTCAAAGACGTAAGGCCGACTTACGCCTGTTCCGTCCCGCGGTTCTACGAAAAGATGCACGCGAACATAATGGATTCCGTTTCGCGCAGCCCGGAGCCCGCGAAAAAGATATTCGAGAGGTCGGCTGCGGCGGCCAAGAGATATGCCGACGCCAAATTGAACAAATTGGGCCCCGGCCCGGTCCTCTGGCTTGAATACCAACTGGCGAAGGCGCTAGTCTTCTCTAAAATAAGGGACGCCGTCGGCGGGAGGATCAAGTTCTTCATATCAGGAGGCGCGCCGCTCTCGAAAGAGCTCGGAGAGTTCTTCTATTCGTTCGGGATATTCATATTCGAGGGATACGGCCTGACCGAGACCTCGCCGGTCGTTACTGTAAATACTTTCAAGGCGTTCAGATTCGGTTCGGTCGGCAAGCCCATACATAACACCGAGGTCAGGATAGCCCCGGACGGCGAGATACTTATCACCGGCCCCGGCGTGATGAAGGCCTATTATAAAAAGGAAACCGAGACCAAGGAGGCATTCGACGCCGACGGGCGGTTCCGCACCGGCGATATCGGGTATCTCGACGAGGAAGGCTTCCTCTATATAACCGACCGGAAGAAGGATATCATAATAACCGCCGGCGGGAAGAATATCGCGCCGCAGAACATAGAGAACACGATCAGGTCCGATTCCTATATACACGAAGTCATCCTGCACGGCGACAGGAGGCCGTACATTACGGCCCTCATAGTCCCGAATTTCGACGCGCTCAAGGGCCTCGCCCTGAGGCAGGGCATACCGTACATAAAGGCAGAGGAGCTGGCCAGGCATCCCCGCGTGCGGGATTTCATCGCCGATAGGATAGAGCAGAAACAGAAGGACTTCGCCAATTACGAGAAGATAAAGAAGTTCACCATGCTGGAAAATAAATTGACTATCGAGGGAGGCGAGATAACGCCGACCCTTAAGGTAAAGCGGAAGGCCGTCGCGGAAAAATACAAGGATATCTTCGACGGGATGTACAGATCCTAG